Within the Leptotrichia sp. oral taxon 498 genome, the region AATTGGAGCAATATTAGCAAGTTTACTATTTGCCTTTGGTCAAGCATTTGCTGATTATGCCAAAGCGACAAGAATTCCAATACCTCAGCAATTTTTGACGATGATACCGTACATTTTGACAATATTGGCATTAGTAGGATTTGTTGGAAAAGCTAGAGCGCCGAAGGCATCTGGTTTGCCGTATGAAAAATAAAAAATAAATTTTTAGAAAAGAGGTTGAAAAATGGGATTATTTGATAATGGAAAAAAGGTAAAAGAAAAAAATTTAGAGTCTGTAGCTTCAAGTTCTGTCACTTCAGAAGAAGATGATTTAAACGGAGTGAGTATAATATCGATGGAAACTTCAATAAAAGGAACAATTGAGACAAATTCAATGTTTCAAATCGATGGAGTTTTAGAAGGTGATATTAAAGCTGGAAGTTTAGTTCATGTAGGAACAGAAGGAAGAGTTAAAGGGAATATCACAGCAAAATCAGTTTTTATTGAAGGCGAAGTTTCTGGAGATATAGTTGCTGATAAAGTTGAAATTGGTTCAAAAGGAAAAGTTCGATCGAATATTACTTCATTAACATTAGTTATTCAGGAAGGTGGAATGTTTGAAGGAAGCAAGAAAATGAAAGTAGCTTTAGTTAAGGATGAGCCGAAAGTAGAAGTTTTAGAAGATAAAGAATTATAAGGAAAGTATTTTAGTAAAAATATTGTGATTTAAAAAATCTGTTTCATAGATTTTTAAATAATTTATGGGACAGACTTTTTTGTGTAAAAATTTTTATAGACTGGAGTATAAAAAAATGGTAATATTAGATGATGAAGAATATGATAAAGTTTGGGATATATGGAAAAAAATTGATTGAAGAATTTAAAAAAGCTGATTTAGAGGGATTTAAGTTAATTGAGGAGAAAAATTAGAGAGGAACATTGAAGAAAATGAAAGACAACAAAATAAAGATTACTGGAGCTAGAGAGCATAATTTACAAAATATTGATATTGAGATTCCAAAGAATGAACTGGTTGTAATTACTGGGGTTTCAGGAAGTGGGAAGTCTTCGCTTGCGTTTGATACGATTTATTCAGAAGGGCAGAGAAGGTATGTTGAGAGCTTGTCGGCTTATGCGAGAATGTTTATTGGGCAGATGCAGAAGCCTGAATTGGATAGTATTGAAGGGCTTTCTCCTGCGATTTCGATTGAACAGAAAAGTGTGTCAAAAAATCCTCGTTCGACTGTTGGTACAACTACTGAAATTTATGACTATATGAGGCTTTTGTGGGCACATATTGGAGAGGCACATTGTCCGATTTGTCATAGAAAAGTGGAAAAACAGTCGATTCAGGAAATTGTCGATAATTTGATGAGTTCTAGGAAAGAAAAGGATAAAATGATAATTTTGTCGCCAGTTGTGATTGATAAAAAGGGAACTCATAAAAATTTGTTTTTGAATTTGCAGAAAAGAGGGTTTCAAAGAGTTCGAGTGAATGGCGATATTCTTGACTTGAGTGATGAAATTGTTTTGGATAAGAATAAAAGGCATCATATTGAAGTTGTTGTTGATAGAGTTGTGTTTAAGGCGGATAATAAGGAGTTTTTGAGTCGATTGACAGAGGCGATTGAAACTGCGAGTGAGCTTTCTGATGGAAAAATAATTGTGAATATTAATGGAGAAGATAACAAATTTAGTGAGAATTTTTCTTGTCCAGACCATCCAGATGTTGTATTTCCAGATGTTGTACCAAGACTTTTTTCGTTTAATGCACCTTATGGAGCTTGTGAAATTTGTAATGGACTTGGTTCAAGGCTGGAAGTGGATGAAAATAAATTAATTGTAGATGAAAATTTATCAATTAATGAAGGTGGAATTGTGTTTCCAGGAGCGACTACGAAAAAGGGCTGGAACTGGGATTTATTCACGGCGATGGCAAAAGCACATAAAATCGACTTGGATAAAAAGGTGTCTGAATTGACCCGGAAAGAGAAGGATATAATTTTTTATGGAAGTAATAAGAAATTTAAGTTTTCTTGGAGCGGAGATAGTTTTAGTTATAATGGAAATAGGGATTTTGAGGGAATTGTGAATGGTATTGAGCGTCGATATAGAGAAACTGCTTCGGAGTCGGCAAAAGAAGAGATGGAAGCCAAATATATGACAGAGAGAACTTGTAAAACTTGTCACGGGAAACGGCTTAAAGATGTTGTATTGGCGATAACGGTTAATGGCAAGAGTATTATTGACTTAACTGAAGTGAGTATTGTTGATGCACTTGATTTTTATGAAAAAATTCAGCTTACGGAAAAACAAATGCAGATTGCAGCTGAAATTTTGAAGGAAATAAAAGAGCGGCTAAAATTTATGATAAATGTCGGACTTGATTACTTGAGTCTTGCTAGAATGACGAAAACGCTGTCTGGTGGGGAATCGCAGAGAATTAGACTTGCGACTCAGATTGGAAGTAGGCTTACTGGCGTGATTTATGTGCTTGATGAGCCGAGTATTGGACTTCATCAAAGGGATAATGACAAGTTACTTGCGACTTTGAAGGATTTGCGTGATATTGGGAATAGTCTAATTGTCGTGGAGCATGATGAGGATACGATGAGAGAAGCTGATTATTTGATTGATATAGGACCAGGTGCTGGAATTAATGGAGGAAAAGTTGTAGCACAAGGAACGCCAAAACAAGTTATGAGAAACAAAAAATCATTGACAGCACAATATTTGAACGGAAAAATTAAAATTGAAGTGCCTGAAAAAAGAAGGAAAGCAACAAAAGAGATAGTTTTGAAAAATGCAAAAGGAAATAATTTGAAAAATGTGACGGCACATATTCCAC harbors:
- a CDS encoding bactofilin family protein; this encodes MGLFDNGKKVKEKNLESVASSSVTSEEDDLNGVSIISMETSIKGTIETNSMFQIDGVLEGDIKAGSLVHVGTEGRVKGNITAKSVFIEGEVSGDIVADKVEIGSKGKVRSNITSLTLVIQEGGMFEGSKKMKVALVKDEPKVEVLEDKEL
- the uvrA gene encoding excinuclease ABC subunit UvrA, giving the protein MKDNKIKITGAREHNLQNIDIEIPKNELVVITGVSGSGKSSLAFDTIYSEGQRRYVESLSAYARMFIGQMQKPELDSIEGLSPAISIEQKSVSKNPRSTVGTTTEIYDYMRLLWAHIGEAHCPICHRKVEKQSIQEIVDNLMSSRKEKDKMIILSPVVIDKKGTHKNLFLNLQKRGFQRVRVNGDILDLSDEIVLDKNKRHHIEVVVDRVVFKADNKEFLSRLTEAIETASELSDGKIIVNINGEDNKFSENFSCPDHPDVVFPDVVPRLFSFNAPYGACEICNGLGSRLEVDENKLIVDENLSINEGGIVFPGATTKKGWNWDLFTAMAKAHKIDLDKKVSELTRKEKDIIFYGSNKKFKFSWSGDSFSYNGNRDFEGIVNGIERRYRETASESAKEEMEAKYMTERTCKTCHGKRLKDVVLAITVNGKSIIDLTEVSIVDALDFYEKIQLTEKQMQIAAEILKEIKERLKFMINVGLDYLSLARMTKTLSGGESQRIRLATQIGSRLTGVIYVLDEPSIGLHQRDNDKLLATLKDLRDIGNSLIVVEHDEDTMREADYLIDIGPGAGINGGKVVAQGTPKQVMRNKKSLTAQYLNGKIKIEVPEKRRKATKEIVLKNAKGNNLKNVTAHIPLEVLTVVTGVSGSGKSTLINQTLFTELHNRLNKGKLYPLENGGIDGLENLEKVIDIDQSPIGRTPRSNTATYTKIFDDIRDLFSQTNDAKVRGYSKGRFSFNVKGGRCEACSGAGINKIEMNFLPDVYVECEVCKGKRYNRETLEVQYKGKSIADVLEMTVEEAYEFFKNIPSLERKLQTLMDVGMNYIQLGQPATTLSGGEAQRIKLATELSKMSRGKTIYILDEPTTGLHFEDIRKLLEVLNRLVDKGNTVLVIEHNLDVIKVADHIIDIGPEGGYKGGQIIAEGTPEEIAENEGSWTGKFLKKYL